From Achromobacter spanius, a single genomic window includes:
- a CDS encoding fused MFS/spermidine synthase has translation MNASARPIAAIHATGAASLTQSPLWPAAALLAMSGSAALIFQILWIKQLSLIVGVEVHAIAAAVAAFFLGLAAGSWVLGRRADRSAFPYRLYAGIEVAIAVMGVAVTVALAIGAPAFARTESLNPWLAWVAVMVVVGLAPFFMGGTLPVLLRATGAGRIGRAGATLYAANTGGAIIGALLPTFLLIPALGVRGTAWAAAGLNLAAALGAWVLDRRNRPPTAEAPRSDATAAPLRLSGEARAAIGLYAAAGAVAMGYEVLWSQMVVPFMSTRAFAFSVVLALYLAGLALGAAAYARWEHRFRDPWHVFALLIAGAGVVALLEVAVLGPWLIHAQSLAESAVRRWSDNGLTGMSARFAVVAAWVVLLPTLLLGAAFPAVLRIAVPADRRGQGAGLVLAGNTLGGIAGTLFVAFVLLPRMGTVHALVALAAAACAIGIAAAWRSGAPMARAVTMSLFGAVLILGWALPADHLARLLPGAKDGKLVFYEESRGGTVAVVERGEGERRFRRLYIQGVSNSGDAMPSLRYMRLQALLPLVVHAGEPRSALVIGYGTGITAGALSRYPGLERRVVAELLPGVLQAGPLFKGSYDAAADPGLDRRLRDGRRELLTSDERYDLITLEPPPPSAAGVVNLYSQDFYELAAARLNPQGVVAQWLPLPTQNLDDTRALVASFIAVFPHASLWTTELHEMLLVGSLQPMPLDAARIAGRMADPELRGALAQVGVASPAALLATWVTDREGLARFAGQTPPVTDDHPGIEYAAWVRPREIVQTLPALMALRGEPPLDAGDPSLKADIHQERSALDLFYQSALAAYRGDRREWGRHAESLAQLARHNPYLRWFMSGTESR, from the coding sequence ATGAATGCATCCGCGCGCCCGATTGCGGCAATTCATGCGACCGGCGCGGCCTCGCTTACCCAGTCGCCGCTTTGGCCTGCGGCGGCGCTGCTGGCCATGTCCGGCTCAGCGGCATTGATTTTCCAGATCCTCTGGATAAAACAACTGTCGCTGATCGTCGGCGTCGAAGTGCACGCAATCGCGGCTGCGGTGGCCGCGTTCTTTCTGGGCTTGGCTGCGGGAAGTTGGGTGCTGGGCCGTCGGGCAGACCGGTCCGCCTTCCCGTATCGGCTCTACGCGGGCATCGAAGTGGCGATTGCCGTAATGGGCGTTGCCGTGACGGTCGCGCTGGCGATCGGCGCGCCGGCCTTTGCCCGGACCGAGTCGTTGAACCCTTGGCTCGCCTGGGTTGCCGTCATGGTCGTGGTGGGCCTTGCTCCCTTTTTCATGGGTGGCACACTGCCTGTCCTGTTGCGCGCCACCGGCGCCGGGCGGATCGGTCGTGCAGGCGCCACGCTTTACGCCGCCAACACGGGCGGCGCCATCATCGGCGCGCTGCTTCCAACCTTTCTGCTCATTCCCGCGCTGGGCGTGCGCGGCACGGCTTGGGCGGCGGCAGGCCTGAATCTGGCGGCCGCGCTGGGCGCGTGGGTGCTGGACCGGCGGAACCGGCCGCCGACCGCCGAAGCCCCGCGGTCAGACGCGACCGCTGCGCCATTGCGTTTGTCCGGTGAAGCGCGTGCGGCGATCGGGCTGTATGCCGCGGCGGGCGCGGTCGCAATGGGCTATGAGGTGCTCTGGTCCCAGATGGTGGTGCCTTTCATGAGCACGCGGGCGTTCGCGTTTTCCGTGGTGCTGGCCCTCTATCTCGCGGGACTGGCGCTGGGCGCGGCGGCCTACGCACGATGGGAACACCGGTTCCGCGATCCGTGGCACGTATTCGCACTGTTGATTGCCGGCGCGGGCGTGGTGGCGTTATTGGAAGTCGCGGTCCTGGGGCCGTGGCTCATCCATGCCCAGTCGCTGGCCGAGAGTGCGGTACGGCGCTGGAGCGACAACGGCCTGACCGGCATGAGCGCCCGCTTCGCGGTCGTTGCCGCCTGGGTCGTGCTGTTGCCGACGCTGCTGCTTGGCGCGGCCTTTCCGGCCGTGCTGCGCATTGCGGTGCCTGCCGACCGGCGAGGGCAGGGTGCGGGCCTGGTCCTGGCGGGGAACACGCTTGGCGGGATTGCCGGCACGCTGTTTGTCGCGTTCGTTCTCTTGCCGCGCATGGGCACGGTGCACGCTCTCGTCGCCCTTGCCGCGGCTGCCTGCGCGATCGGCATCGCGGCAGCCTGGCGCTCTGGCGCGCCCATGGCCCGCGCAGTGACGATGTCCTTGTTTGGCGCCGTGCTGATCCTGGGTTGGGCGCTACCGGCGGATCATTTGGCGCGGCTGCTGCCGGGCGCCAAGGACGGCAAGCTGGTCTTTTACGAGGAAAGCCGGGGAGGGACGGTCGCGGTCGTCGAGCGCGGCGAAGGCGAACGGCGCTTCCGGCGGCTCTACATCCAGGGCGTTTCCAACTCCGGCGACGCCATGCCATCGCTACGGTATATGCGGCTGCAAGCGTTGCTGCCGCTGGTGGTCCACGCAGGCGAACCCCGTTCCGCCCTGGTCATTGGCTATGGGACAGGCATCACGGCGGGCGCCTTGTCACGGTATCCGGGTCTGGAGCGGCGTGTGGTCGCGGAATTGCTGCCTGGCGTCTTGCAGGCCGGTCCCTTGTTCAAGGGCAGCTATGACGCGGCCGCGGATCCTGGCCTTGATCGCAGGCTGCGCGATGGTCGGCGCGAACTGCTGACCAGCGACGAACGCTATGACCTGATCACGCTTGAGCCTCCGCCGCCGTCGGCCGCGGGCGTGGTCAACCTCTACTCTCAGGATTTTTACGAACTGGCGGCCGCTCGCCTCAATCCCCAAGGTGTGGTTGCGCAATGGCTGCCGCTGCCCACGCAAAACCTCGACGACACCCGGGCGCTGGTGGCGAGCTTCATCGCGGTGTTTCCCCATGCCTCGCTATGGACGACCGAATTGCACGAGATGCTGCTCGTCGGATCGCTGCAGCCGATGCCATTGGATGCCGCGCGGATAGCAGGGCGCATGGCCGATCCTGAACTGCGCGGGGCCTTGGCGCAGGTAGGTGTCGCCTCGCCCGCCGCATTGCTGGCGACCTGGGTAACGGACAGGGAAGGGCTGGCGCGCTTTGCGGGACAGACGCCGCCCGTGACCGACGATCATCCTGGAATCGAGTACGCGGCCTGGGTCCGGCCCCGCGAGATCGTACAAACACTGCCAGCCTTGATGGCTCTGCGAGGGGAGCCGCCGCTGGACGCCGGCGATCCGTCTCTCAAGGCTGACATCCACCAGGAGCGCAGCGCCCTCGATCTCTTCTACCAAAGTGCGCTGGCCGCCTACCGGGGCGACAGGCGGGAGTGGGGCCGGCATGCGGAATCGCTGGCGCAACTGGCACGTCACAACCCCTATCTGCGGTGGTTCATGTCAGGCACCGAGTCAAGATGA
- a CDS encoding DUF1214 domain-containing protein: MSAPQAVNVHNFVRAETDMYIKRGVESADGLGKLTHVRTPASIDKQDVVRMNRDTLYSMGVFDLQASPLVIEMPDAAKRFMSLQVISQDHYVPEVVYGPGRFEYTQANVGTRYAYVIVRTFADPNNAADVALANQAQDAIKMTQTSMGKLELPEWDPVTQTKARDALETLGSLGNTPRMFGNQADVDPIDHLIGAAVGWGGNPPSAAVYVGNSPAKNDGKTPYALTVKDVPVDGFWSISVYDGKGFFAKNDQNAYSLNNVTATPAGDGSYTIYFGDCGQHSNNCLPIVPGWNYTVRLYKPQKPILDGSWKFPDAKPVN, from the coding sequence GTGAGCGCTCCGCAAGCCGTCAACGTCCACAATTTCGTGCGCGCCGAGACCGACATGTACATCAAGCGAGGGGTCGAGTCGGCCGACGGCTTGGGAAAGTTGACGCATGTGCGGACGCCTGCCTCCATCGACAAGCAGGACGTGGTGCGCATGAATCGGGACACGCTTTATTCCATGGGCGTTTTTGACCTTCAAGCCAGCCCCCTGGTGATCGAAATGCCGGACGCAGCAAAGCGCTTTATGTCGCTGCAAGTGATATCCCAGGACCATTACGTTCCTGAAGTCGTCTATGGGCCGGGCCGGTTCGAATACACACAAGCGAACGTCGGCACCCGCTACGCCTATGTGATCGTCCGAACATTTGCAGACCCTAACAATGCTGCCGATGTTGCGTTGGCCAACCAGGCACAAGACGCCATCAAGATGACCCAAACCTCGATGGGCAAGCTCGAGTTGCCTGAATGGGATCCCGTCACGCAAACCAAGGCGCGAGATGCCCTTGAGACGTTGGGGTCGCTCGGCAACACGCCACGCATGTTTGGCAACCAGGCTGATGTCGATCCCATTGATCACTTGATCGGGGCGGCAGTAGGTTGGGGCGGCAATCCTCCATCGGCTGCCGTCTACGTCGGCAACAGTCCGGCAAAAAACGACGGCAAGACGCCATACGCGTTGACGGTGAAGGACGTTCCCGTCGATGGCTTTTGGTCAATCAGTGTCTATGACGGAAAAGGCTTCTTTGCCAAGAACGATCAAAACGCGTATTCGCTCAACAACGTAACCGCAACCCCCGCGGGTGACGGTTCCTACACGATCTACTTTGGCGATTGCGGCCAACATTCGAATAACTGCCTGCCAATCGTGCCAGGATGGAACTACACGGTGCGTCTGTACAAACCGCAGAAGCCGATCTTGGATGGCAGCTGGAAATTTCCCGACGCCAAACCGGTCAATTGA
- a CDS encoding DUF1254 domain-containing protein produces MIFRAALLAMTCVATANAHEPAYRFERGYPTPSTSQQSRADQTLQRAVVAYRFWYPTVSMEGIFNGNRAAGIADGKQWGIAATGPRQVGFTLNSDTPYGSAVLDLTRGPMVIDLPPGAFIGLVNDHNQGWVQDLGLPGPDAGKGGQTYRATARIHGTCARRLPRRQIPVTEEPARHPGTSGGR; encoded by the coding sequence ATGATTTTCCGCGCTGCTTTGCTTGCCATGACATGCGTTGCCACCGCGAACGCCCATGAGCCCGCATACCGTTTTGAGCGGGGCTATCCCACACCTTCAACCTCGCAGCAGTCGCGCGCTGACCAGACCCTGCAACGCGCCGTAGTGGCCTATCGCTTCTGGTACCCGACGGTATCGATGGAAGGCATCTTCAACGGTAACCGAGCGGCAGGTATCGCCGATGGCAAGCAATGGGGCATCGCCGCCACTGGCCCGCGCCAAGTCGGGTTCACACTGAACTCCGACACGCCGTATGGGTCAGCGGTGCTGGACCTCACACGGGGTCCCATGGTGATAGATCTGCCGCCGGGTGCGTTTATCGGCCTGGTCAACGACCACAACCAGGGCTGGGTCCAGGACTTGGGCCTCCCTGGACCGGACGCAGGGAAGGGGGGGCAAACATATCGTGCTACCGCCCGGATACACGGGACCTGTGCCCGCCGGTTACCACGTAGGCAAATCCCCGTCACTGAAGAACCTGCTCGCCATCCGGGCACTTCCGGCGGGCGGTGA
- a CDS encoding DUF1254 domain-containing protein, which yields MSTGFHHCAARLSAIVLRHGVMAGWVCASFFASVNVSLAAPFPDKLLSTPGTPDVVEKGMEVDGYQLAVSAYTWGYPLVRMERAMREYTDVPSPKPATSYRAPMNTIGWATELASPVAKDMPTANNDTYYMSAVVQLTEPWILTVPDTHDRYYVIDVFNMYQELQHYIGRRATGTKAGTFALVPPGWKGDLPAGAKRLDVSTDKIWLWGRLRVVPGEKPEQLKALQSGFELAPLSAAGKSGFRVDQKPLAPLPAIDADDLGFLTHLGQAVKANPVRVEDEALFAQFERIGLTKSGFDPSKLNPAVRKGMIRGLEDAPSVAVASLASTSSKRSGWDWVTGLDSFGYNYPLRAVVAGPYLGGNGEKEAMYPIRYTDSEGKPLTGGNEYTLTFETLPPVNAFWSLTMYNADDKMLVANKIERYKVGSDTEGLVKDKDGSMTIRIQHQEPAGENAANWLPAPAGPFYLILRMYQPNDDILSGKWKIPDLRRSK from the coding sequence ATGAGCACTGGCTTCCATCATTGCGCCGCCAGACTTTCCGCGATTGTCCTGCGCCACGGGGTGATGGCAGGATGGGTCTGCGCGTCATTTTTCGCAAGCGTCAACGTGTCGTTGGCCGCTCCCTTTCCAGACAAACTTCTGTCAACGCCTGGCACACCCGATGTGGTGGAAAAGGGCATGGAAGTCGACGGCTATCAACTGGCGGTTTCTGCCTATACCTGGGGCTATCCGCTGGTGCGCATGGAACGGGCCATGCGCGAATACACCGACGTTCCATCGCCGAAGCCGGCCACGAGTTATCGCGCGCCCATGAATACCATCGGTTGGGCAACCGAGCTGGCTTCCCCGGTAGCCAAGGACATGCCGACTGCCAACAACGACACCTACTACATGAGCGCGGTCGTGCAGCTGACGGAGCCGTGGATCCTCACCGTGCCGGATACGCATGATCGCTACTACGTGATCGACGTGTTCAACATGTACCAGGAGCTTCAGCACTACATTGGACGACGGGCCACTGGCACCAAGGCGGGTACATTCGCGCTGGTGCCCCCGGGTTGGAAGGGCGATCTGCCCGCCGGTGCAAAGCGCCTGGATGTCAGTACCGACAAGATTTGGCTCTGGGGCCGCCTGCGCGTCGTACCGGGGGAAAAGCCCGAACAACTGAAGGCGCTGCAGAGCGGATTCGAACTCGCGCCATTGAGCGCAGCCGGGAAGTCCGGTTTTCGTGTAGATCAGAAGCCGCTGGCGCCATTGCCAGCCATCGATGCGGACGATCTCGGCTTCCTGACCCACCTCGGTCAGGCCGTGAAGGCCAACCCCGTCCGTGTCGAAGACGAAGCGCTGTTCGCGCAATTCGAAAGGATAGGGCTGACCAAATCTGGCTTTGACCCGTCCAAGCTGAACCCTGCCGTGCGCAAAGGAATGATCCGCGGGCTGGAAGATGCGCCGTCTGTGGCAGTGGCCTCGCTTGCCAGCACCAGCTCCAAGCGCAGCGGTTGGGACTGGGTTACCGGACTGGATAGTTTTGGCTACAACTATCCGCTGCGCGCCGTCGTGGCCGGTCCGTATCTCGGGGGCAACGGCGAAAAGGAAGCGATGTATCCCATCCGCTACACCGACAGCGAAGGCAAGCCGCTGACCGGCGGCAACGAGTACACGTTGACCTTCGAAACACTGCCGCCGGTTAACGCCTTCTGGTCGCTGACCATGTACAACGCCGACGACAAGATGCTCGTTGCCAACAAGATAGAGCGCTACAAGGTGGGGTCTGATACCGAAGGGCTGGTCAAAGACAAGGACGGCTCCATGACTATCCGCATCCAGCATCAGGAGCCAGCCGGCGAGAACGCCGCGAACTGGCTGCCCGCGCCCGCCGGTCCGTTTTACCTAATCTTGCGCATGTATCAACCCAACGACGACATCTTGAGCGGGAAGTGGAAAATTCCGGACCTGAGGCGAAGTAAATGA
- a CDS encoding SphA family protein — translation MPKTFAEWQRILGVMALAQLALPGVASATEGALGRQITGTNVQPNAGIVSPEPIWAVNFSQIYLDGRIGGSREVPVGGRTSLGLEGQVAFTLATVLKTWDTGPGRWNFASSFTLPYIWTKVRSTVTGPGGRSVGNSDTASNLFDLYFSPIIAGYHFSETSHMALSLNIWAPTGKYNADNMANPSLNNWTFIPQVAYTKIFPESGFQLDTVAGVQFYTRNNATDYSNAPVFSLDVMGRKKFSNGVSAGLILGTQQQLGDDTGPTADRLNGFKGRDWAFGPIVTYDRKLADKRSLSLSLRWVPTVSSTNRLDSTRTFMGTATIVF, via the coding sequence ATGCCAAAAACGTTCGCCGAATGGCAAAGAATCCTGGGAGTGATGGCGCTTGCCCAACTGGCATTGCCGGGCGTCGCGTCTGCGACCGAAGGGGCGCTGGGACGCCAGATCACGGGAACCAACGTGCAGCCAAACGCGGGCATCGTTTCGCCCGAACCGATCTGGGCCGTAAATTTCTCGCAAATCTATCTGGATGGCAGAATCGGCGGAAGCCGTGAAGTGCCGGTGGGCGGGCGAACCTCGCTGGGGCTGGAGGGCCAGGTGGCGTTCACGCTGGCCACCGTATTGAAGACCTGGGACACCGGGCCCGGGCGCTGGAACTTCGCGTCCAGTTTCACCTTGCCCTATATCTGGACCAAGGTGAGGTCCACGGTAACCGGACCGGGCGGCCGCTCGGTCGGGAACAGCGACACGGCATCAAACCTGTTCGACCTGTATTTCTCGCCCATCATCGCTGGCTACCACTTCTCTGAAACGTCTCACATGGCGCTGAGCTTGAACATCTGGGCGCCGACGGGTAAGTACAACGCCGACAACATGGCCAACCCCAGCCTGAACAACTGGACGTTCATTCCGCAGGTGGCCTACACGAAGATCTTCCCGGAGTCGGGATTCCAGCTGGACACGGTGGCAGGGGTGCAGTTCTATACCCGCAACAACGCCACGGACTACAGCAACGCACCTGTCTTCAGTCTGGACGTGATGGGGCGCAAGAAGTTCAGCAATGGCGTCAGCGCGGGCCTGATTCTGGGCACGCAGCAGCAATTGGGTGACGACACGGGTCCGACGGCAGACCGGCTCAACGGTTTCAAAGGACGTGACTGGGCATTCGGTCCGATCGTGACCTACGACAGGAAGCTGGCGGACAAGCGGTCACTGTCGCTCAGCCTGCGCTGGGTGCCGACGGTCAGCAGTACGAATCGGCTCGACAGCACCCGCACGTTCATGGGAACGGCGACGATTGTGTTTTGA
- a CDS encoding radical SAM protein, which yields MRPQEQTPLLRKVRIAVTWGCDYECDYCRPGGDGSASNTKKPLSAMNILRIAQLFERCGCSQVNITGGEPTLRKDIDVVLNLLLGHTSLRVHLNTNGFRIPTIVKLAGAAERLTVIASLDSVSEVVSRRGGRPGAPARIDRLLTTMREEGISSRINCVLTRETNFGPQISEMVRFARERNVGIKFQTVFDTVDDVFRAHENIYTGIFTARQTIRDLGYALRGLHNVGSGVTEEVWRTDDGATVHLLDKSPTETLFTQSCASCAYYPCDTGMYAYFVDHTGTLSRCRTDRRAICNLLDIPLSEVGIAAVRSILISLYGERIEKNHSYRRNRWLREELLDKSFDRSIQDLRKRSYRVFTLQAG from the coding sequence ATGAGACCACAAGAGCAAACGCCATTGCTGCGCAAAGTCCGTATTGCAGTGACCTGGGGCTGCGACTATGAATGTGACTATTGTCGGCCAGGTGGCGATGGAAGTGCAAGTAATACAAAAAAGCCGCTAAGTGCGATGAACATCTTGCGAATCGCACAACTGTTCGAGCGGTGCGGCTGCTCGCAAGTGAACATTACGGGTGGCGAACCAACGCTTCGCAAGGACATCGACGTGGTGCTTAATCTCCTTCTCGGCCACACATCGCTTCGCGTTCACTTGAACACCAATGGCTTTCGAATCCCAACGATAGTCAAGCTGGCCGGCGCGGCTGAACGCCTAACAGTTATAGCGAGCTTGGATTCTGTGAGCGAGGTGGTTTCAAGGCGTGGCGGCCGGCCAGGTGCTCCCGCACGAATCGATCGACTGTTGACTACCATGAGAGAGGAAGGTATCAGCTCTCGAATCAATTGCGTCCTAACCCGGGAAACCAACTTCGGACCTCAGATTTCGGAAATGGTCCGATTTGCCCGGGAGCGAAACGTTGGCATAAAGTTTCAAACGGTGTTTGATACGGTGGATGATGTATTCCGCGCGCATGAGAACATCTACACAGGTATCTTCACAGCACGCCAGACGATTCGCGATCTTGGATATGCCCTGCGGGGCCTGCATAACGTAGGCAGTGGAGTCACGGAGGAAGTGTGGCGTACCGATGACGGCGCGACGGTTCATTTGCTCGACAAGAGTCCGACTGAAACGCTATTTACTCAATCGTGTGCCTCCTGTGCATACTATCCTTGCGATACCGGTATGTACGCCTATTTTGTCGATCACACTGGCACTCTGAGTCGTTGTCGAACCGATCGCCGAGCAATTTGTAACCTCCTGGATATACCGTTAAGTGAAGTTGGCATCGCCGCAGTGCGATCGATACTCATCAGTCTGTACGGGGAACGAATTGAGAAAAATCATAGCTATCGAAGGAATCGATGGCTCAGGGAAGAGCTCCTTGACAAGTCTTTTGATCGATCGATTCAAGACCTTAGGAAGAGATCCTATCGAGTCTTCACTCTTCAAGCGGGCTGA
- a CDS encoding DUF1214 domain-containing protein: MPAGYHVGKSPSLKNLLAIRALPAGGDLSKALEALRAVKIYTLGADGQPDTPLTVVDTTQMKLDSSSLKWEDNFQFWQVLDRIIQEEPLDPSKRTMYGLLEELGIEKGKSFKPDLKLRETLTQAARQGRDQMLVTAFDSDRPDRKAWTDRQWEWAGLVPGSAQFETQAGIDLDARDRWFAQAIVTSPAMFRRDPGAGSLYWLGARDAKGAYLDGGKQYTLTVPQPVPGKLFWSVTVYDSKTRSQVQTTQDKAALRSLFELKDADQTKPLTLHFGPKAPAGQENRWIKTNPGQGWFAYIRIYGPEAAAFDKSWKPGDFVLQ; the protein is encoded by the coding sequence GTGCCCGCCGGTTACCACGTAGGCAAATCCCCGTCACTGAAGAACCTGCTCGCCATCCGGGCACTTCCGGCGGGCGGTGACCTTTCGAAGGCGTTGGAAGCGCTGCGGGCGGTGAAGATCTACACGCTCGGCGCCGACGGACAGCCGGATACACCGCTGACGGTAGTGGACACCACGCAAATGAAGCTCGACAGCTCATCGCTCAAGTGGGAGGACAATTTTCAGTTCTGGCAAGTGCTGGACCGGATCATCCAAGAGGAGCCATTGGATCCGAGCAAACGCACGATGTATGGACTGCTGGAAGAACTCGGCATCGAAAAGGGCAAGTCCTTCAAGCCGGACCTGAAACTTCGCGAGACCCTGACGCAGGCTGCGCGGCAAGGTCGCGACCAGATGCTGGTCACCGCCTTTGATAGTGACCGCCCGGACCGCAAGGCGTGGACGGACCGCCAGTGGGAGTGGGCCGGTTTGGTGCCTGGTAGCGCTCAGTTCGAAACGCAGGCAGGAATTGACCTCGACGCCCGCGACCGTTGGTTCGCTCAAGCCATCGTCACATCGCCCGCCATGTTCCGCCGGGATCCTGGGGCAGGTTCGCTGTATTGGCTGGGCGCCCGCGACGCCAAGGGCGCGTATCTGGATGGCGGCAAACAATACACCCTGACGGTGCCGCAGCCGGTGCCCGGCAAGTTGTTCTGGTCGGTCACGGTCTACGACAGCAAGACCCGTTCGCAGGTTCAGACGACGCAAGATAAAGCGGCTCTGCGTTCGCTATTCGAGCTGAAGGACGCCGATCAAACCAAGCCGCTCACACTGCATTTCGGCCCCAAGGCGCCTGCTGGCCAGGAGAATCGATGGATCAAAACGAATCCGGGCCAGGGTTGGTTTGCGTATATTCGGATTTACGGTCCGGAAGCGGCGGCGTTCGATAAAAGCTGGAAACCTGGCGATTTCGTGTTGCAGTGA
- a CDS encoding DUF1214 domain-containing protein, whose protein sequence is MNLIRRKLLACLPVAAAIPAQWTMASPVPPDDNSIEQAYLYLLGRVLVIRQEHVDRGGAGFAYNQIKYNPLGSADFVNPNFDVAYLEAWFAVDERTPVLLTVPEIKDRYYTAQILDEWGEVIANINERTFPSKPFGQFALVAPGWQGSLPAGVARIELHSRKAKMLGRVELKGDPEGAVKLQKEFKAAALGNPVIAAPPFLPAFGNKDLIGAEIFDDVDSKLDSAFDVSPVAARMQQQVRAVASYAASSPQARAAVDKLLRVTVIPRFIEYAFTKSAPYRNHWVGGGQTGNYGSDFRLRTVLNYAGIWANTVDEVVYFVATRDADEKPLNGSNSYVLHFTADKLPQSVVDAYWSVILVGVPDYRVVSNDLKRYNFNSDSDLKREPDGSLKIAIGPKVVAGVAESNWLPSPPDKPFSLTFRAYVPKDEVKRGAWAPPPVTKL, encoded by the coding sequence ATGAATCTGATCCGCCGCAAGTTGCTCGCATGTCTACCTGTTGCGGCCGCCATTCCCGCGCAATGGACGATGGCTTCGCCGGTTCCCCCTGACGACAATTCGATCGAGCAGGCATACCTGTACCTGCTTGGCCGGGTCTTGGTGATTCGGCAAGAGCATGTAGACCGTGGCGGCGCCGGGTTTGCCTATAACCAGATCAAGTACAACCCGCTCGGATCCGCGGATTTCGTCAATCCGAACTTCGACGTGGCCTATCTTGAGGCGTGGTTCGCCGTCGACGAGCGGACACCGGTCTTGTTGACCGTGCCTGAGATAAAGGACCGCTACTACACCGCACAGATTCTCGACGAATGGGGCGAGGTCATCGCTAACATCAACGAGCGCACCTTTCCCTCGAAACCCTTCGGCCAGTTTGCTTTGGTCGCGCCGGGCTGGCAGGGAAGCCTGCCGGCGGGAGTGGCCCGCATCGAGCTGCACTCGCGCAAGGCGAAGATGCTTGGTCGGGTCGAACTCAAAGGCGATCCGGAAGGTGCGGTAAAGCTGCAGAAGGAGTTCAAGGCGGCCGCGCTTGGCAATCCCGTGATTGCGGCCCCCCCGTTTCTGCCGGCATTCGGCAATAAGGACCTGATCGGCGCGGAAATCTTCGACGACGTCGATTCCAAGCTGGATAGTGCGTTCGACGTCTCGCCCGTGGCGGCGCGGATGCAGCAACAGGTGCGTGCCGTCGCGAGCTATGCGGCATCGTCGCCGCAGGCGCGCGCGGCCGTGGACAAGCTGCTGCGTGTAACGGTCATCCCGCGATTCATCGAATACGCGTTCACCAAAAGCGCACCCTACCGCAACCATTGGGTCGGGGGAGGCCAGACGGGCAACTACGGAAGCGACTTCCGGCTTCGAACTGTCCTCAACTATGCAGGCATTTGGGCGAATACGGTCGATGAGGTCGTCTACTTTGTGGCCACTCGCGATGCCGACGAGAAGCCGTTGAACGGATCCAACAGCTATGTGCTCCATTTCACGGCCGACAAGCTGCCGCAATCGGTCGTCGATGCCTATTGGTCCGTAATTCTGGTCGGCGTTCCAGACTATCGAGTCGTGAGCAACGATTTGAAGCGCTACAACTTCAACAGCGATTCCGATTTGAAAAGAGAGCCGGACGGATCTCTGAAGATTGCAATTGGACCAAAGGTTGTGGCCGGCGTTGCGGAATCGAACTGGCTTCCGTCTCCGCCGGACAAGCCTTTTTCACTTACCTTCCGCGCCTACGTTCCCAAGGACGAGGTCAAGAGAGGGGCCTGGGCGCCTCCACCCGTCACCAAGCTTTAA